A segment of the Triticum urartu cultivar G1812 chromosome 1, Tu2.1, whole genome shotgun sequence genome:
TCCTGGTAGAGCAGGTTAAggctgctgctgccgtccatgaggactcgcgtgaggtggaatccatcaataattgggtcgagTACTAGCGCGGCTGAGcctccatgatggatactggtcggGCGGTctctgcgatcgaaagtgatcggacaggctgaccatggattgaattttgggcaGCTGGCTcgatcgcgtagacgtcccttaacGCGTGATTGCACTCCTGCTTGGGGATGTGAGTAGCATATATCATATTCATCGTTTtgacctcgggggggggggatttctttTGTCCCCCCTGTGCTCGGTGCGCGAGgttccccattgtcatcctcgcTGGGCGAACCTTTCTCCCTAtgttcggcatttaacttgtcaGCCTGTTTGAAGACGCAACAActtctgttggtgtggttggcagGCTTGTCGGGAGTGTCGTGGATCTGGCAAGGTCGATCAAGTATTCGGTCCAGGCTTGATGAACCGTCTTTGTTTCGTTTGTATCGCTTCTTCCGTTCACCGAatttggagccactgaatccggcgttgaccgtcgTATCCTCTATATTATCATTGTTACTTcgacgcttatgtttgttgcgccGGGGCCTTCCGTTGTTGTTTCTAGCTTCGGAAGTGCCAGGGTCGCTGGTATTGTTGCTGCTACGGGTTAGCTAGCTATCTTcgccacgcaaaagcgggtcattagtgctgtaagggctgccatggtcttcggcttttcttggccgaggtgtcgggcgagccattcgtcgcggatgatgtgcttaaaggccgctagggcttctgcgtccggacaatcaacaatctggttctttttaattagggcttcggtgtccggactatatgactgaggtcatcggcatccggaggccggatataagtgccttggaagttgtctctaaaggcatcttccaagtcttcccagcttccaatagaGCTTTCTAGGAGGgtatttaaccagtgccgagctggtcccttaagttttaggggaaggtatttgatggcgtgtagatcgtcccCTCGatccatgtgaatgtggagaagaaaatcttcaatccataccgcgggatctgttgtgccgtcgtatgattcaatgttgacgagtttaaacccttctgggaactggtgctccattacctcatcggtgaagcatagggggtgtgcggcgcctctgtatagGGCCATGTCACGACGCAGTTCGGATGAAGTCcgtatgcggttttcggcccgggcgTGATTATGCTTGTCGCACCAGGCTTGATAGCCGTCTTCTCGTGCCGGggcacgcccccgtgatccgtagattgatctgatCTGACCTGCTCTATTTTCCAGGTCCTGTCGTAGCTCATATGTGTATCTCCAAGCTGTTGTTTCTCTGCTTTTACGGCGAGGTggtgcgggctggtgttcggcttgagttgccatTCTGTCCTGGCCACGTGGTGCTCGGTCAGGTTCGTCAGCCGCGTTACACGCGGGTGGTATGGGCTCCAGCGCCTCATCGTAGAATTGGGGTAGTAGCTTATGCTTCGGGTAACTCTTTGCTCGGCGTTCGAGgccatattcctcggctgccaggacgtTAATTAGTCCATCTTTCATTGAGCAGGTCCTGATCAGTTTGAAGTTGTTGCTacttcttttttaggcttcttgtagtggctattagccgacgcttaaagtgctcttgttcgaggggttcctctggcatgaTAAAATCTTCTTTGCCGAGGCTCACGCCGTCCTCGGAGAGTGGTAGATAGTTGCTATCCTCCGAGTCTTCATTCCTTGCTTGCTTGTCAGGGTCAACTTGCCCGTCCTCCCGatcatcctgttcggatgttggttcgatggggtcttcttggtcttcggcgTTCTTCGGAGTGTCATTGTCTCTGGTGCCGGTATTGCTATCTTTTCGGTGACctgatttagagcggcgccgctgacatcgaTGCTTTGGTGGTATCTCAGGAAGTTCGCCCTCGACTAGATCCTtctcatcatcaccgtcgccttctttaggtgtgtccaccatgtacacgtcgtatgaggaagtggccgtccaacgtctggtttatatagacatcggagggggctagggctgtacagagtcggtttgcagagaatgaatcttcatatccgaacgccaagcttgtcatacacgcaaaggagagtcccatccggacatgggaaaaagccttctatcttgtatcttcacggcccattagtccggcccatgtcgcatagcccggacgcccgaggaccccctaatccaggactccctcacccatccTGTCCGCTAGGGCCAGAAATGCCCATATTTTCATATCAAAACAAGTTTGCACATCCAAATATTAATTGTCCGAAAATAAAAATAGTTTTACAAGCCAATCGATCGACGACCAAACCTCCTCCGATCGACGGCCAAAACTACGGCGAAAGCGCGGGCATGGTGGCGGCCATGTCGAGACGTGGTTTGGTATGGACGGCCGGGGGATGCACGGTGAGGAGGCGGCTGGAGAATagtggcggcgccggcggcgaggcggggcgggGAGAGGGGGTGCAGGCGTTGGAAGCGAAGGGACTGCTAGTGTCCCCGACAAGCGGGCCACGAGGGGACAAGGGCGTGCGGCGAGGCCGTCCGCGCGAcgtccgtttcaccccaaacTCGGCGCAAGTTTGGGACGGGGATGGGTCGAAAACGGATGAAATCTAGAAATTTGTCCGTTTGGGGCCGCGCGTTGGGCCGCGCTATTCGTCCGTTCTATCTCAAACGGACACACCCGAACAAGATGGGGTCGTACGATGGAGTTGGCATTATGGGTGGGGTGGTGCAGGTTCGCTGGAGAATTTTAGGGGGTTCGCCGGcttagagggatggccggggacGGCAGCAGCACAACAGTGGCGAGAGGTTGAGGGGAGGGTGGGGCGACAAAGCTGGCGCGGGAGCACCGCCAGTCCGGTCGATGGCAATAGGCGGCGCGGGAAGTAGAGTTGTGATCTGTTTTGGAGGAAGAAGATGCAATCTGATGGTTAGATCGAAAATCAAGAGTAGAAATTGATTCAACTCACTCAAACTAAAATTCAACGACTGATACCTAGCCAGTCCAGAGGTTTTTAGGTTATGTTTTGTTCCCAAGTGGTCGATTGGGAAGCTATGGCACTGTCATCACCATGAAATAAGTCATCCCCGCCTTGTTTTTTCTTGCGATGGTGCTTCTTGACATCGTTAGGAGACGTGTGGAAAGTGGTGCGTCTTCAGATCTGGTTTTCGGGTTGGTGTTTGCATTTTGCATATTTGTCTCAACGGCGTTGTTCTACTAAGCGGATGACTTGACTGTGTGTCTTGGTCCTCCGGCCTCAATACCGACTGATGAATTTGACTAGCTTTGGCCTCGTCTGGGAGCATGTAAGGGTTGTGTTCTCCGACTCTACCTGGCAGACCCGAGGCGTTATACATGCCCAGTTCGGCATTTCTTCTTTGGCTCGCCGATTTTCTATGTAGACTGCGGGCGTCGGCATCTTCTAGTCTACACCAATGACTTCCTTATTGTTGCTTATCCATGCTTTTGGGTTTCAACAAGTTTGATGTGTTCAGACGGAGGTTCAGAGGCAGCAACGATATTTGCTGGCAACGTGCCATCAATGTAAGTAGTAAGAATAAGACTTTGGCACTCCTCGAGATTTTGATATATTTTTTCATTTCTGTAAGGGTCTACTTGTAAAGCTCAGCGCTACCTAATTATATATGGACTCTGGCCTTTCGGTAAAAACAAAACTAAAACACATGTGACAAGTGAAACCATGTGGAGTTATACGATCTTGAAATatcattttttgttttgttttttctAAGACACAGTGAAGATGTAGACGCACACAGACAAGTACATACGTTAACCCTTTATGAATACACTCACATAGATTCTCTTCCTGTGACCATCTCCGAGTGACTGAGTCATCGGGCCTTGAATTTGACGAAGTCATCAAGTGTCTCGCTATCGATCGAAACATCTTCTTTCACTAAAAGAATATTCCGTCTTTAGGAGACACCAAAGCGTAAAACCTAGGGTTTGATCCTTGGTGGCCTGAGGGTATCACTGCCCTCTTAACCGTCCAATCACATGTTGGTTATCTATTTTATCATATTATTTGTCGACCACAACACTCTATATACCATCAGAGTTCAAAGCAATTAATCTGGAAAAATATGGCGGTGCTGTAACGTGGTGACTGGTAAAGGGGCGAGGAAAGTGGAAATACTGTCAACTTACATGATGGGCCACGCCGGTGAATGATGCTTGATGGTTATACAAAATATGATACTTTTCTAATAAGTGGAAGTTTTTTGATTATTTGCATGTTGTTAGCTAAATATGTATGTCGAGTACTTAGGTCAAGTGAGATTTATTTCGTCTAAGTAGAAGATGTAATTCTTCCTGTGGCATAAATCTTGACGGTGACACATAAAATGGCACAGTAAGTTAACTAACATAAATTAAATATCTCAAAAGATTTATTCAACAAAAGTGCAAGAAAGTTACATGTATCCACTGCTGCAATTATACTTTGTGCTTGAGAAAGAGGCGAGGAAGTCATAGGAGCTGCGTGCAATATATACTCAAGATCTTGTTGCTGGAGCTCATCGCCAAATACAGATGGATATTTGACAATGGCTCTGGCATAGATCTGGCCGACAAGTCAGTGTGCGCCGACGTATTGGACTTCATCATGCCGCTGCGCACGGGCATTTGATGGCATGCAGACATAGTCGATGCTCGACTGCCAATTATGCTGTCAGATTATGGCTATTTATAGATGTGCTTTCAGCCCTGGACAACAACTACAACAAAAACATTCGACTCCAAAACTAGACGAGACGGGTGAGAGAGCTTTGAGCGAAAAGGTAGAAGCAACAATGAAAATCACCAAGCTCGTGGCGATCCTTGTCCTCCTGGCCGTCCTGTTCACGGGGATCCTCGCCCAGGTAAATGGTGCCTGGTTGTCACGCTTACTCATTCTATTTGTTTCCTGAACGAAGTTCGATTGCCTTTGCGTGGTACCGGTGAGGTCGTATCTTACGAGTGATTAATTGCCATCCATGCTGCAGCCATCGGGCTATTTCCCCAAGTGCTGCGACAACTGCAGGTCCTTCTCAGGGATCGACGTCTGTGACGACGCCCATCCCGAGTGCCCCAAGGGCTGCTTGCAGTGCCGCGTGGTGCAGACGAGCCCTACCAAGACGTTCAGGTGCGCCGGCTACCGCGGAGACTCCGACGACACGTGCGGCCCGCCCTGCAAGAAAAACTGATGGGTTAAGATCAGATCACGAAATGTTTCGCCCAAAATAAGAGCTCAGACGAGATGAGCACGCCACCGTGTTTGTGTGTGCATTTGCCCTGCGTTGTATCATCGCCGTGGTTTCATCATCACCATTGTTGTTGTTTTCTGTTCAAGAGTAAGTTGTTGTTGATCGCCCATCAGTTGCCTGTTGTACCCGCCGTGAAATAAGCTATAAATATGACTAAAAAAAGTGTGTCTCTGCCTAATGAGATGCAAAGAGTAACCTATAAATATTGCACTGACCCTCTGATATGGCATCCGTCATTTGCATATTACACAGTGCTACCTGCATTTCGAATTATAAGATGTTTTAGATATTTTAATATAAAGTTCATACAAACTGAATAAGTAAACAAATACattaaaatatgtctatatacatccaatTTAGAAAAAAGATAAAACATCTTATAGTTCATAACAGAGGGAATACGTTTTATTTGTTTAATTAATCGCAATTTAATTAAAGGTCAAGTTTGGCATGCGGTTGTGCAGCATAACCATCCGGATTCAATTCTTAGGATTGACACGTGGTGCACATGGTTTTCACCATTTATTGAGGATTAAGTTCGGTGTGTGGTGGAACCACTCATCCAAATAAAATCATGGTACATAAATAAATCTTTTAGGACCAGGCTTGATCTGTGGTGTGACTGCATATAAGATAAGTATCTTGATACTCATACTAAAAAGGTTGTGTGCGTCTTGTTTGATTGCCTCATCATGAGTTCAGAAGCTATGCTTCTTGCTTCCTTTCCAGTTGCGTAGAGTGAGGTTGGCTTTAGTTAGCACAACTCATGTCTGAAGTTAACACATGAAAATCTTAACTTCTAGAGGAATCTTCGATTTTGAAATTAGTTTATTACTGTCTGATGTAATTTCGGAGTGTGTGAGTACACAGACCCAGATGCAGTAAGATTCTAGAAAAACATCCCGCCTTGTGTCAAGTTAATTGAATCCAAACTCAATAGAATATGTTGCCCTGACAAAAGGTGGGGCCAATCAAGTCTCTCCTAAATGATACATCTGGCGGGGAAGAGCTGAGCACGTGTGCAAGAGTATCATCGTTATCACGTACAATGCAGTATAAAGCTAGATACCGTTCCGAAGAGTGGATTGGTAACTTACCCATTCAGTGAGTTTGGCATTGGACGTTCCAAAACGGGTACTATCGGATTGGGTGAATTAGAGAATAGACAGAGGTCCATTGGCATTTCAGCCTTTCTTCTCCTTTCAAGGCCTATCTGAAAGAGAATCCAGTACCTCTTTGTCCTGAATATCAGAATAAGACAAACGAACCGGCCTCcggggatatctttgcttcggAACAAAACCCTCCAAGCAAATAGATTGTCCCGAGGGCGCCATATTCTAGGAGCCCAAGTTATGCTATTGAAAATTCGTCCCTCTAGCAGTTTCGGTTTGAGCATTCCGTTCCCTTTTTCAAACTCCACTTATTTCCATATGGCAATCCCAGATCAAAGAGAGAGCACTATCCATTGCATTTCATAGCCACTTTTCATCCTAGAAATGTATCTTTGTGTCGTCCTGTATCAGCAATGATCCGGAGCTAAAAATATATTTCTTTAGAGCCACCAGTCCAACCCAGAAGTGTGAGTCATCGGGCTCCCAATATGTCTAGGACATCGCCTTTTGGCCTAGATACTTGTTTCATAGAAAAGTTTGCCAAACACCATCTTCGGTAAGTAGCTTGAACAACCAGTTACTAAGTAAGGCACATTCTTGGCCTGGAGGTCTTGGACACCTAAACCTCCCTGGTCTTTCGGTCGACAAAGAATCTAGATGTAAAGTAATCCAATCTTTGCAGAACCCCTTTGGGAAGTTGGAAAAATGAGAGCGTGTAGAGAAGCTTGTTTGAGGACAGAATTGATCAAAAATAGTTGTCCTCCAGCAGAGAGAAAGTTGCTTTTCCAAAGGAGGTGGTTAGATATGTTAATTTTCAGACCTGACATTTGCTAAAAAGTTAAAAAGCAAGTGTTTTAGATTTGTAGCCTTATCaaattcatgttttgtaacgaGAATTGTATCAATCATCTTATTGCAAAATAGAGAGCCCCCCATCGACAAGATGTGGTACTACTCCTGCAATTTGATCGCCGCGCATTCAATCAAAGCAGCCAACATGTGAGCGATTATTAAATAACATTGGAGACAGTGGGTCACACTGACGTAATCCCTTCTTTTCTAGAAGTAATGGCCTACATCATCATTGACTTTGATAGCCACACTGCCTCCAGTAACAAAATTTTGGGTCCACTCATGCCATCTGTCGGGGAAACCTTTGATTCTAAGAGTCCATTGGAGAAACAACCATTTGACTGCCTTTTCAAAGTCAATTTTTAATACTATCCGAGGCATGTTCTTCCATGTATCTAGTGAACGGTCTCATGAAGGATAACTACTCCGTCGAGTATATTTCTTCCTTGCATGAAAGTCTTTTGGGATGGTCGAACAACATGGTTAGCAACTGGATCCTATTACTCGCCACTTTGGTGTGTATTCCTGGATATGCTCATCCTCCTTCGTCATGGGCAACAAAACAATCTCACCTAAATTAAGTCGGGATAGTTCAAGTTGGCCGGCATGAAGAAAAATGAGCAACTCCATTAGATCAGTCTTGATGACATCCCAGAAGTTTTGATAGAACTCTGCTATGAAGCGATCATGGCCTAGAGCTTTGTTATGTTGGATCTGAAACATCACAACTCGCACCTCCGCTTCAGAGAAAGGGCCATCAGGATGTCGTTTTCCTCTatcgtgacttgtggaatattaTCTGTTCGGGTCTCATCGAGAGTGAAGTTCCCTTCACCTGGAGCCCCAAATAGAAACGTGTACTATATGGTTATATAACGCTTGAGATCTTCTTGACCTTTGATCCATTCCTCATCCTATTGGAGGCTAAAACTACATTGCTTACGATGCCGCTCATTGGTGACCAATTAGAAATATCGTGTATTGATATCTCCCTCAAAATAAATTGCGCACTAGATCTTCGGTACCACTTGAGTTTTTCTTCTCGCAATAGAC
Coding sequences within it:
- the LOC125535530 gene encoding uncharacterized protein LOC125535530, giving the protein MAIYRCAFSPGQQLQQKHSTPKLDETGERALSEKVEATMKITKLVAILVLLAVLFTGILAQPSGYFPKCCDNCRSFSGIDVCDDAHPECPKGCLQCRVVQTSPTKTFRCAGYRGDSDDTCGPPCKKN